A DNA window from Vigna angularis cultivar LongXiaoDou No.4 chromosome 1, ASM1680809v1, whole genome shotgun sequence contains the following coding sequences:
- the LOC108323822 gene encoding uncharacterized protein LOC108323822 isoform X1, with the protein MKFTCLSKGRGFHFPPCHILNFCGIRILLDCPLDLSALLAFSPIPTLDCLSIVESYNTEANDFDSRAAFGKRQKIEKLLHAKNLLFAEPWYKTVNNLQLWNSSFIDVVLISSPMGIMGLPFLTRMKGFSAKIYVTEASARLGQLMMEDLISMHGEFRHFYGPEESNFPSWLRQEELEILPSELREIILGKDGLELGGWMPLYSAADVKDCMLKTHTLNYAEEACYNGTLVIKAFSSGIEIGSCNWILNSPKGDTAYVSGSSFISAHAMAFDYRSLQGACALIYSDFSLGDTQDSADGDNYSVSAAKLQSISSQDLAGFNHNSDENAEEKEKLDFICSNTINCIKEGGSVLIPIDRLGTILLLLEEMTASLEASDLKVPVYIISSMAEELLALLNIIPEWLCKQRQEKLFAGEQLFAHVKLLKEKKIRVVPAIHSQELLINWQEPCIVFCPHWSMRMGPVVHLLRRWCGSPKSLLILEQDILNLELALLPFQPVTMKVLQCLFPSGIGLRTVQPLLKLLRPKTVLCPEELRLQINLSSENSFSVLYYTEAETLKVPYRKHNSEIKIATDLASQFYWKTFKKEEISITKLKGELRMENARHHLLLETDNKNSSSNSRSSEHCGLPDSEKLMAALSKMGISGNIQHGMSDTKSQTVSIIHIEDPYKASIEIGTTGTIITTAQENVASSIYKIIDNILNAV; encoded by the exons ATGAAGTTT ACATGTTTGAGCAAAGGCAGGGGCTTTCACTTCCCCCCATGTCACATACTCAATTTTTGTGGAATTAGGATATTATTAGATTGCCCACTAGACCTTTCAGCTCTCCTGGCCTTCTCCCCTATACCTACTTTGGATTGCTTGTCAATTGTAGAAAGCTACAACACTGAGGCTAATGATTTTGATTCAAGGGCTGCGTTTGGGAAAAGACAGAAAATTGAAAAGCTCCTTCATGCTAAAAACTTACTTTTTGCTGAACCCTGGTACAAGACTGTTAATAATTTGCAGCTGTGGAATTCCTCTTTCATTGATGTTGTATTAATATCCAGTCCAATGGGTATTATGGGGTTGCCCTTTCTTACTCGAATGAAGGGTTTCTCAGCTAAG ATATACGTAACTGAAGCATCGGCAAGATTAGGCCAGCTAATGATGGAGGATCTTATATCAATGCATGGGGAATTCAGGCATTTCTATGGACCAGAAGAATCAAATTTCCCATCGTGGCTGAGGCAGGAAGAGCTTGAAATCCTTCCCTCTGAATTGAGAGAGATAATATTGGGGAAAGATGGACTGGAGTTGGGTGGTTGGATGCCCTTGTACAG TGCAGCTGATGTGAAGGATTGTATGCTAAAGACTCACACTCTTAATTATGCTGAGGAAGCTTGCTACAATGGTACATTGGTTATAAAGGCATTCAGCTCTGGTATAGAAATAGGCAGTTGTAATTGGATCCTAAATAGTCCAAAGGGAGATACTGCATATGTTTCAGGATCCAGCTTCATTTCTGCACATGCAATGGCTTTTGATTACCGCAGTTTACAGGGGGCTTGCGCATTAATTTATTCAGACTTCTCCTTGGGTGATACTCAAGATAGTGCAGATGGGGATAATTATTCTGTCTCAGCTGCTAAGTTACAATCTATAAG TTCTCAAGATTTGGCTGGATTCAACCATAACTCTGATGAGAACgcagaggaaaaggaaaagctGGATTTCATATGCTCAAATACTATAAATTGTATAAAAGAAGGTGGTTCTGTTCTTATTCCCATTGATCGACTTGGAACTATTTTGCTTCTCTTGGAGGAAATGACAGCATCACTCGAAGCTTCAGATTTGAAG GTTCCagtttatataatttcttcGATGGCTGAAGAATTACTGGCATTGCTTAACATCATACCTGAGTGGCTTTGCAAACAACGGCAAGAGAAA TTATTTGCTGGGGAACAGTTGTTTGCACACGTCAAGctcttaaaagagaaaaagattcGTGTGGTTCCTGCTATTCATTCACAAGAACTCTT AATTAATTGGCAGGAACCTTGTATTGTATTTTGTCCTCACTGGAGTATGCGAATGGGTCCTGTTGTTCATCTGCTTCGACGATGGTGTGGCAGTCCAAAATCTTTACTTATTCTTGAG CAGGATATTTTGAATCTTGAGCTAGCACTTCTACCTTTCCAACCCGTTACAATGAAGGTTCTTCAATGTTTGTTTCCCTCTGGAATTGG GTTGCGGACAGTTCAACCTTTACTAAAGTTATTGCGGCCGAAGACGGTCCtg TGTCCTGAGGAGTTGAGACTGCAGATCAACCTTTCCAGTGAAAATTCTTTCTCCGTTTTGTATTATACTGAAGCTGAAACTTTGAAAGTACCGTATCGAAAGCACAACTCAGAGATAAAAATTGCAACTGATTTGGCTTCCCAGTTTTATTGGAAAACattcaaaaaagaagaaatcagTATAACAAAATTGAAGGGAGAGCTACGAATGGAAAATGCCAGACATCATTTGCTATTGGAAACTGATAACAAAAATTCTTCGAGTAATAGTAGGTCTTCGGAGCATTGTGGTTTACCTGATTCAGAAAAACTTATGGCTGCATTATCAAAGATGGGCATCAGTGGAAATATCCAACATGGTATGAGTGATACCAAATCACAAACTGTAAGTATAATTCACATAGAGGACCCTTACAAAGCCTCGATAGAGATTGGAACCACTGGTACTATTATTACTACTGCTCAGGAAAACGTGGCTTcctccatttataaaattatcgACAACATTTTGAATGCGGTTTAA
- the LOC108323822 gene encoding uncharacterized protein LOC108323822 isoform X2, with product MKFTCLSKGRGFHFPPCHILNFCGIRILLDCPLDLSALLAFSPIPTLDCLSIVESYNTEANDFDSRAAFGKRQKIEKLLHAKNLLFAEPWYKTVNNLQLWNSSFIDVVLISSPMGIMGLPFLTRMKGFSAKIYVTEASARLGQLMMEDLISMHGEFRHFYGPEESNFPSWLRQEELEILPSELREIILGKDGLELGGWMPLYSAADVKDCMLKTHTLNYAEEACYNGTLVIKAFSSGIEIGSCNWILNSPKGDTAYVSGSSFISAHAMAFDYRSLQGACALIYSDFSLGDTQDSADGDNYSVSAAKLQSISSQDLAGFNHNSDENAEEKEKLDFICSNTINCIKEGGSVLIPIDRLGTILLLLEEMTASLEASDLKVPVYIISSMAEELLALLNIIPEWLCKQRQEKLFAGEQLFAHVKLLKEKKIRVVPAIHSQELLINWQEPCIVFCPHWSMRMGPVVHLLRRWCGSPKSLLILEDILNLELALLPFQPVTMKVLQCLFPSGIGLRTVQPLLKLLRPKTVLCPEELRLQINLSSENSFSVLYYTEAETLKVPYRKHNSEIKIATDLASQFYWKTFKKEEISITKLKGELRMENARHHLLLETDNKNSSSNSRSSEHCGLPDSEKLMAALSKMGISGNIQHGMSDTKSQTVSIIHIEDPYKASIEIGTTGTIITTAQENVASSIYKIIDNILNAV from the exons ATGAAGTTT ACATGTTTGAGCAAAGGCAGGGGCTTTCACTTCCCCCCATGTCACATACTCAATTTTTGTGGAATTAGGATATTATTAGATTGCCCACTAGACCTTTCAGCTCTCCTGGCCTTCTCCCCTATACCTACTTTGGATTGCTTGTCAATTGTAGAAAGCTACAACACTGAGGCTAATGATTTTGATTCAAGGGCTGCGTTTGGGAAAAGACAGAAAATTGAAAAGCTCCTTCATGCTAAAAACTTACTTTTTGCTGAACCCTGGTACAAGACTGTTAATAATTTGCAGCTGTGGAATTCCTCTTTCATTGATGTTGTATTAATATCCAGTCCAATGGGTATTATGGGGTTGCCCTTTCTTACTCGAATGAAGGGTTTCTCAGCTAAG ATATACGTAACTGAAGCATCGGCAAGATTAGGCCAGCTAATGATGGAGGATCTTATATCAATGCATGGGGAATTCAGGCATTTCTATGGACCAGAAGAATCAAATTTCCCATCGTGGCTGAGGCAGGAAGAGCTTGAAATCCTTCCCTCTGAATTGAGAGAGATAATATTGGGGAAAGATGGACTGGAGTTGGGTGGTTGGATGCCCTTGTACAG TGCAGCTGATGTGAAGGATTGTATGCTAAAGACTCACACTCTTAATTATGCTGAGGAAGCTTGCTACAATGGTACATTGGTTATAAAGGCATTCAGCTCTGGTATAGAAATAGGCAGTTGTAATTGGATCCTAAATAGTCCAAAGGGAGATACTGCATATGTTTCAGGATCCAGCTTCATTTCTGCACATGCAATGGCTTTTGATTACCGCAGTTTACAGGGGGCTTGCGCATTAATTTATTCAGACTTCTCCTTGGGTGATACTCAAGATAGTGCAGATGGGGATAATTATTCTGTCTCAGCTGCTAAGTTACAATCTATAAG TTCTCAAGATTTGGCTGGATTCAACCATAACTCTGATGAGAACgcagaggaaaaggaaaagctGGATTTCATATGCTCAAATACTATAAATTGTATAAAAGAAGGTGGTTCTGTTCTTATTCCCATTGATCGACTTGGAACTATTTTGCTTCTCTTGGAGGAAATGACAGCATCACTCGAAGCTTCAGATTTGAAG GTTCCagtttatataatttcttcGATGGCTGAAGAATTACTGGCATTGCTTAACATCATACCTGAGTGGCTTTGCAAACAACGGCAAGAGAAA TTATTTGCTGGGGAACAGTTGTTTGCACACGTCAAGctcttaaaagagaaaaagattcGTGTGGTTCCTGCTATTCATTCACAAGAACTCTT AATTAATTGGCAGGAACCTTGTATTGTATTTTGTCCTCACTGGAGTATGCGAATGGGTCCTGTTGTTCATCTGCTTCGACGATGGTGTGGCAGTCCAAAATCTTTACTTATTCTTGAG GATATTTTGAATCTTGAGCTAGCACTTCTACCTTTCCAACCCGTTACAATGAAGGTTCTTCAATGTTTGTTTCCCTCTGGAATTGG GTTGCGGACAGTTCAACCTTTACTAAAGTTATTGCGGCCGAAGACGGTCCtg TGTCCTGAGGAGTTGAGACTGCAGATCAACCTTTCCAGTGAAAATTCTTTCTCCGTTTTGTATTATACTGAAGCTGAAACTTTGAAAGTACCGTATCGAAAGCACAACTCAGAGATAAAAATTGCAACTGATTTGGCTTCCCAGTTTTATTGGAAAACattcaaaaaagaagaaatcagTATAACAAAATTGAAGGGAGAGCTACGAATGGAAAATGCCAGACATCATTTGCTATTGGAAACTGATAACAAAAATTCTTCGAGTAATAGTAGGTCTTCGGAGCATTGTGGTTTACCTGATTCAGAAAAACTTATGGCTGCATTATCAAAGATGGGCATCAGTGGAAATATCCAACATGGTATGAGTGATACCAAATCACAAACTGTAAGTATAATTCACATAGAGGACCCTTACAAAGCCTCGATAGAGATTGGAACCACTGGTACTATTATTACTACTGCTCAGGAAAACGTGGCTTcctccatttataaaattatcgACAACATTTTGAATGCGGTTTAA
- the LOC108339303 gene encoding uncharacterized protein LOC108339303: MDPTQMKKIQAMKRYKSHQFLNNLYVYFVSALTCSVFCFVTFCMPYLSSLLRLFFFVHISSLVPVLFSSKLLFIMGNLIIFFLVVNSRILSSDPSSTPVVYYDEYIRSSQTPKPLVATVEVKRGKTLEKHVVGEILDIDSVDFKCKGRVEKGTETFKEDDDIDAGDEQRLIPSCSDELNKRADDFIARVNRQRRLELSLLNYGGSY; encoded by the coding sequence ATGGATCCTACACAGATGAAGAAAATTCAAGCCATGAAAAGGTACAAGAGCCACCAGTTCCTGAACAATTTGTATGTATATTTTGTGAGTGCCTTAACTTGCAGTGTCTTCTGTTTTGTCACCTTCTGCATGCCctatctttcttctcttctccgcCTCTTTTTCTTCGTCCACATCTCAAGTTTAGTACCAGTTCTGTTCAGCTCAAAGCTCCTGTTCATCATGGGCAaccttataatttttttccttgtgGTAAACTCGAGAATCCTTTCCTCGGATCCCTCTTCAACCCCTGTTGTTTACTATGATGAGTACATTCGGAGCAGTCAAACCCCAAAACctcttgttgcaactgttgAGGTCAAACGAGGTAAAACTTTGGAGAAACATGTTGTCGGGGAAATTTTGGACATCGACAGTGTGGACTTCAAGTGCAAAGGGAGGGTTGAGAAAGGCACTGAAACATTCAAAGAAGACGACGACATAGATGCAGGAGATGAACAACGTTTGATTCCTTCGTGTTCCGATGAATTGAACAAAAGGGCTGATGATTTTATTGCGAGAGTCAATAGGCAGAGAAGGCTTGAACTTAGCCTTCTGAATTATGGTGGTAGTTACTAA
- the LOC108336671 gene encoding 11-beta-hydroxysteroid dehydrogenase A has product MVVISELFNFALPPLSLLLLTILMLPSLIFKLLMHVRKSLRKENVASKVVLITGAASGIGEQIAYEYARRGAKLSLVDIRKEKLVAVSDKARSLGSPDVTTIAADVSKVQECKRFVDETFNYFGRLDHLVNNAGISGKPVTVENMRDISEYTAVMDVNFWGAVNGTLFAIPHLKNSKGRIIVIASVCGWFPLPLISIYNASKAAITNFFETLRMEAGTAFGITIATPGFIKTDLTLKAKFELKGVMGTVPMGSASECAKAIVESACRGDMYVTDPSWYKVLFPWKVLHPQIVDWALNLICPNKSAMKGNLMMPEHKTE; this is encoded by the exons ATGGTTGTAATTAGCGAGCTTTTCAACTTTGCATTGCCTCCTCTTTCACTACTTCTCCTCACCATTTTAATGCTACCTTCGCTCATCTTCAAGCTGCTTATGCATGTCAGAAAATCGCTGCGCAAAGAAAACGTGGCAAGCAAAGTTGTATTAATCACCGGAGCAGCCTCAGGAATTGGCGAG CAAATAGCTTATGAATACGCAAGGCGAGGAGCAAAGCTTTCCCTGGTTGACATAAGAAAGGAGAAACTCGTGGCAGTGAGTGATAAAGCAAGATCTCTGGGTTCTCCTGATGTTACCACCATTGCTGCTGATGTATCCAAGGTCCAAGAATGCAAACGCTTTGTTGACGAAACATTCAACTACTTCGGAAGAC TGGATCATCTGGTAAATAATGCAGGAATCAGTGGTAAGCCTGTAACTGTGGAGAATATGCGTGATATTTCTGAATACACTGCAGTTATG GATGTGAATTTTTGGGGAGCAGTTAATGGGACATTATTTGCAATCCCACATCTGAAAAATAGCAAAGGAAGGATCATAGTGATTGCTTCAGTTTGCGGATGGTTCCCACTACCACTGATAAGTATCTATAAT GCGAGCAAAGCAGCGATAACAAACTTCTTTGAGACTCTGAGAATGGAAGCTGGAACTGCATTCGGCATAACAATTGCCACGCCCGGTTTTATCAAGACAGACCTTACATTAAAGGCCAAATTTGAATTAAAG GGTGTTATGGGAACAGTTCCAATGGGGTCAGCTAGTGAATGTGCTAAAGCCATAGTTGAAAGTGCATGCAGGGGAGATATGTATGTTACAGATCCTTCTTGGTACAAAGTCTTGTTTCCTTGGAAGGTGCTTCATCCTCAAATCGTAGATTGGGCCCTCAACTTGATCTGTCCAAACAAGTCTGCCATGAAAGGCAATCTCATGATGCCAGAGCATAAGACAGAATAA